From the Lathyrus oleraceus cultivar Zhongwan6 chromosome 4, CAAS_Psat_ZW6_1.0, whole genome shotgun sequence genome, one window contains:
- the LOC127076288 gene encoding uncharacterized protein LOC127076288, with product MIGLRALSFIGIAFLLALEDRTSTPVCNNPVVEADTLKVMMVADLLLLGSEAGYINRFFRDHYMSKFFRKSFESLKPDLLIVLGDVSAKGSKLTKTKWLSVLHQFYQMVGPFVDLPFHATLGDRDIGECSDLDVNKVNWISRKLPGLDRSGCGAFEIGNVSFVSLNAVALLCDNSSLRFDVEKVIESESLELREVIEATKTRNRSTDSTDANYNFFWRESTLSSGSGPVLLLHLPLDRTRNERFGGTEGFERSSSSFIERLNVVPKNRELVGTGLYNLLHTLPLNASEYILQALRPRIIFSAHRYTFSDHVHFDRTREIIVPAMSWNARDDPGFVIATFQKTGRDVNISYCSLARESHILVVYASIVVLFCLACLKG from the exons TCATGATGGTTGCTGACCTTCTTCTTTTAGGCTCGGAAGCTGGTTACATTAACCGCTTCTTCAGAGATCATTACATGTCCAAATTCTTTCGG AAATCTTTTGAAAGTTTGAAGCCTGATTTGCTTATTGTCTTGGGGGATGTTTCTGCAAAAGGTTCCAAGTTAACGAAAACCAAATGGCTGTCGGTACTCCATCAGTTTTACCAAATGGTGGGGCCCTTTGTTGATCTTCCATTCCACGCAACTCTCGGTGACAGGGATATTGGAGAATGCAGTGATCTTGATGTGAATAAAGTCAATTGGATTTCTCGCAAGTTACCGGGATTGGATCGTTCTGGCTGTGGTGCGTTTGAGATTGGTAATGTCAGTTTTGTTTCACTGAATGCCGTGGCCTTGCTTTGTGACAACAGTAGTTTGCGTTTTGATGTTGAAAAAGTAATAGAGAGCGAAAGTCTAGAACTCCGTGAGGTAATAGAGGCAACAAAAACAAGAAACCGTTCCACGGACTCTACAGATGCAAACTATAACTTTTTCTGGAGGGAAAGCACCCTGTCATCTGGATCAGGCCCTGTCCTTCTGCTGCACTTACCGTTAGACCGAACCAGAAACGAGCGCTTTGGTGGCACTGAAGGTTTTGAAAGATCTTCTAGCTCTTTTATAGAGCGGTTAAATGTGGTGCCAAAAAACAG GGAACTCGTTGGGACTGGCCTGTACAATTTACTTCATACTCTCCCACTGAATGCTTCTGAGTACATTTTACAAGCTCTGAGGCCAAG GATTATCTTTAGTGCTCACAGGTATACGTTTTCTGACCACGTCCATTTCGATAGAACTCGGGAGATTATTGTTCCGGCAATGTCATGGAATGCAAGAGATGACCCTGGATTTGTAATTGCTACTTTCCAAAAAACAGGGAGAGATGTGAATATAAGCTATTGTTCTTTGGCCAGAGAATCTCATATTCTTGTAGTATATGCCTCTATAGtagttttgttttgtttggcaTGTTTAAAAGGATAG